The sequence CTTTTAACGCCCTGCGGATCAGCCCGATTTTGCTTGCAAAATCGGGCTGATCCGCAGGGACTTAAAAGTCTTTGAAGGGGGTCTGGGGGAAACGTGGGCCTGTGGCCCTTCTACAGAAAGTTTCCCCCAGGGTAATTAATCAGAGCTTCCATAAATGTTAACAGAAGGAGACCGGCGCTGTCAATAACCCCATACCGGCGGCGGAACAGGGGCTCCATGCGAAAAAATCCTTGACAGACAGGCTCCATGGAGGTTACTATTACGTATTCGAGAAAAGCGCAGGAAAGCGGGGGAGCGTTTATGTATGCCGTCATAAAGACAGGGGGAAAGCAGTACAAGGTGACCCGCGGCGACGTGCTCAGGGTCGAAAAACTCGCCGCCGAGGTGGGCTCGACCGTGGAACTCGGCGAGGTCTACGCCGTGGGTGACGGCGAGGAGTTGAAGATAGGCCGGCCAACCGTCGAGGGCGCCAGGGTGACGGCCCGGGTCCTCGGTCACGGCAAGGCCGGGAAGATAATCGTCTTCAAGAAGAAGAGACGCAAGGGCTACACCAGGAAGCAGGGACACAGGCAGCTCTACACCAGCATAAAGATCGACGAGATAACGGCCTGACGAATCCCGCCGGCCGGGGGGACGACTCTTCTTCAAGACCGGGGGCGACTTTCTTTCAAGGCTGGGGGTGACTTTCTTTCAAGGCCGGCGGCGACTATCCTTCAAAACCGGGGGTGACGGGGGCTGCGGGTGGCGACGGGGGGTTGCGGGGCGGCTCTCTTTCAAAAAGGTTCGCCCGCGGTGATTGGCCGGAGCTTTCCTGGAGGTTCCCTCTCAAAGAAATCGAATGTCCGGAGGCAGCAGAGATGGCGCATAAGAAGGCGGGAGGCAGTTCGCGCAACGGCCGTGACAGCAACGGTCAGCGTCGCGGCGTGAAGCGTTTTTCGGGACAGACGGTGAGCGCAGGCTCCATCCTGGTGCGCCAGCTCGGCACCAGGATACACGCCGGCGAGAACGTGGGCGTGGGCAAGGACTATACGCTCTTTGCCAGGGTTTCGGGTGTCGTGAAGTTCGAGGACCGCGGAGCGCGCAAGTTCGTAAGCGTCGTGGCCGGCTGATACCAACTCCTTGAGTGAAGACTCCCGAGGGCGGAGCAGGGGCTTTTTGTTGGCGGTCCCGGCTCCGCCTTTTTTTTGTTCCGCCTGGCAAGACCCCGAAGGACGTCGGAAAGCAGGGGGTGTCCTTGCCGGCGTCCCTTCGAGGCGCTCGCCGGGAGGCCGGGGCCGCAAAGGCGTAACAGGGCCGCCCGGCCCGTGCCGGGCGGGAAGTCTTCCCCGGTTTGAAGAAGTATGCGTTTCATAGACGAAGCGAGGATATGGGTCAAGGCCGGTGACGGAGGGCGCGGCTGCGTGAGTTTCAGGCGGGAAAAGCACGTGCCCAGAGGCGGACCCGACGGCGGCGACGGCGGCGACGGCGGCGACGTCTGTCTCGTCGTGGACCCGCGCCTTGCAAGTCTTCTCGACTTCCGCTACAGGCGCCGCTACAGGGCCGAGCGGGGCCGGCACGGCATGGGGAGCCTGCGTCACGGCCGGAGCGGGCGGACCCTCGAGCTGCGCGTTCCTCCAGGCACGGTCGTAAGGGACGCCGCCACCGGCGGGGTGCTCGCCGATCTCACCGGAGAGGGCGAGCGTTTCGTCTGCGCCAGGGGAGGACGCGGCGGCAAGGGGAACGCCCACTTCAAGTCGTCCACCAACCGGGCGCCCCGGTACGCTCAGCCCGGCGAGGCGGGGCAGGAGCGCGAGCTCAGCCTCGAGCTCAAGCTCATGGCCGACGTGGGCATAATAGGTCTTCCCAACGCCGGCAAATCGACCCTCATCTCCCGCATATCGGCGGCGAGGCCGAGGGTGGCCGACTACCCCTTCACAACGCTCGTTCCCAACCTCGGCGTGGTCCGCTACGGCGATTTCGGGGGATACGTGGTGGCCGACATACCGGGTCTCATCGAGGGCGCCCACGAGGGCAGGGGGCTGGGCATACGCTTCCTGAAGCACGTGGAGAGGACGAGGCTCCTCGTCCACGTGCTCGACATCTCGCCGGGGACGGGCCGCGACCCGGCAAGGGACTTCGAGACGGTCAACGCCGAGCTTGCGGCCTTCGACCCCGAACTCGCCGGGCGCACGCAGGTCGTGGCCCTCAACAAGTGCGACGTGGCCGAGCCCGACGGGAAGCTCTTGAAATACTTCGAGCGTAAGGGTATAAAGGTCTTTGTCCTGTCGGCCGCCACCGGCCGGGGCGTCGAGGAGCTCGTAAACCACGTGGGCGCCCTTTTAGAGGGGGCGAAGGGGGGGAGGTCGTGAGCGCGCCGCATCGGATACTGCCGGGTCCAATCCGCCGCGTGGTGGTCAAGGTCGGCAGCGCCGTTGTGGCCGCCATGCACGAGGCCGGCGGAGATGCGGGAGGGCTGGACGCCCTGGCGGCCCAGGTGCGCGGGCTGAAGGAAAGGGGCATGGAGGTGGCCGTGGTCACCTCCGGGGCCGTGGCCCTTGGGGTCAGACGCCTGGGGCTCGGGGGGCGGCCGGTGAGCATCCCCCGGCGCCAGGCCGTGGCCGCTCTCGGGCAGAGCGCCCTCATGTCGCTCTACGAGCGGGCCTTCGCCGCCGTCGGCGAACGGGCGGCCCAGGTCCTTCTCACCCACGACGACATGGGCGGCCGCCGCCGCTTCATAAACGCAAAGAACACCCTCACGGCCCTCTTCGAGCTCGGCATCGTGCCCGTCATAAACGAAAACGACACCGTGGCCGTGGAGGAGATAAAGTACGGCGACAACGATACCCTGGCGGCGCTGGTGACGAACCTCATCGAGGCGGACCTGCTCGTCATCTTAAGCGACATCGACGGCCTCTACGACAGGAATCCGAGGCGCTGTGCCGACGCCCGCCGCATTCCCCTTGTCGAGAACGTCGACGAGCTGCGGCTCGACGAGGCGGCATCGAGGGCCGGTCCGCTCGGGTCGGGCGGCATAGCCTCCAAGGTCGAGGCGGCCCGCAAGGCGGCCCATTTCGGGGCCGCCACGGTCATAGCAAACGGCCTCGAGGAGGACGTGCTCCTCCGTGTGGCCTCGGGCGAGGACAGGGGCACGCTCTTTCTGCCGCGCGAGGAAAAACTCACGAGCAAGAAACACTGGATCGCCTTCTCCACCAGGCCCACAGGCCGTATCTTCGTCGACGACGGGGCGAAGACGGCGCTCGTGGAGGGGGGGAAGAGCCTCCTGCCCTCGGGCGTGCGGCGGGTGGACGGCCAGTTCGAGGCCGGCGAGGTGGTCCATTGCGTGGACATGGCGGGCATGGAGTTCGCCCGCGGCGTGGCCAACTACGGCTCCGGCGAGATAGAGGCCATAAAGGGACGCAAGTCGAGTGAGATATCGGCCATCCTCGGCTACAGCGTCTACGACGAGGTGATCCACCGCGATAACCTCGTGGTCCTGTAAAGGGAGCTCCGTGCCGGGGGAAGTACACCGGAGTCTGCCGGGGGAAAAGGGCCATAGGCCCCTGTACTCCCCGCGGCCCCATCGTATGTTATTCGGCTGCTTGGCGGTCCTCTGGAGGTTCGGCCCGCGCCAGGCGGGATTTTTACGCCTTTGCGGCCCGACCCTCCAGAGGACCGCCCCCACGGGCAGCCAATGCGGGCAAGACACCCCCTTCAAAGACTTTCAATACGAGTTGGTTTCCCCCTGTTTTGCCAGGCAAAACAGGGGGAAACCAACTCGCGTTAAAAGTTTTTGGAGGGAGTCTGAGGGAACCGTGGGTCTGTGACCCTTTTGCAAAAAAGGTTCCCTCAGCCGCCTCCAATCTTGTGCCTGGCCGTTCATGGGGCGTCGCGGGCAAGGGGGGGCGGGTAGCGCCAGGCGGGGGGATACGCCTTTGCTACCCGCCCCCCCTTGCCCGCGACGCCCGGGAGAAGGGAGACGGGGGGCGGAGACCGAATCAGAAGCGGGAGGTTTTGATATGTCCGTAAGAGACGAGATCGTTACGATTGCGGCGAGGGCGAGGGATGCGTCCCTGAGGCTCGCTTCGCTCGATGGGGCGGTCAAGGACAGGGCCCTGAGGGCCATGGCCGACGCCATAGAGGACGGGGCGGCCATGC is a genomic window of Deltaproteobacteria bacterium containing:
- the rplU gene encoding 50S ribosomal protein L21 — protein: MYAVIKTGGKQYKVTRGDVLRVEKLAAEVGSTVELGEVYAVGDGEELKIGRPTVEGARVTARVLGHGKAGKIIVFKKKRRKGYTRKQGHRQLYTSIKIDEITA
- a CDS encoding 50S ribosomal protein L27, coding for MAHKKAGGSSRNGRDSNGQRRGVKRFSGQTVSAGSILVRQLGTRIHAGENVGVGKDYTLFARVSGVVKFEDRGARKFVSVVAG
- the obgE gene encoding GTPase ObgE, whose amino-acid sequence is MRFIDEARIWVKAGDGGRGCVSFRREKHVPRGGPDGGDGGDGGDVCLVVDPRLASLLDFRYRRRYRAERGRHGMGSLRHGRSGRTLELRVPPGTVVRDAATGGVLADLTGEGERFVCARGGRGGKGNAHFKSSTNRAPRYAQPGEAGQERELSLELKLMADVGIIGLPNAGKSTLISRISAARPRVADYPFTTLVPNLGVVRYGDFGGYVVADIPGLIEGAHEGRGLGIRFLKHVERTRLLVHVLDISPGTGRDPARDFETVNAELAAFDPELAGRTQVVALNKCDVAEPDGKLLKYFERKGIKVFVLSAATGRGVEELVNHVGALLEGAKGGRS
- the proB gene encoding glutamate 5-kinase; amino-acid sequence: MHEAGGDAGGLDALAAQVRGLKERGMEVAVVTSGAVALGVRRLGLGGRPVSIPRRQAVAALGQSALMSLYERAFAAVGERAAQVLLTHDDMGGRRRFINAKNTLTALFELGIVPVINENDTVAVEEIKYGDNDTLAALVTNLIEADLLVILSDIDGLYDRNPRRCADARRIPLVENVDELRLDEAASRAGPLGSGGIASKVEAARKAAHFGAATVIANGLEEDVLLRVASGEDRGTLFLPREEKLTSKKHWIAFSTRPTGRIFVDDGAKTALVEGGKSLLPSGVRRVDGQFEAGEVVHCVDMAGMEFARGVANYGSGEIEAIKGRKSSEISAILGYSVYDEVIHRDNLVVL